One Longimicrobium sp. genomic region harbors:
- a CDS encoding M28 family peptidase has protein sequence MKARTYGFGALILLASVGCAAAPAMQRVAAYASSTTAEAAAAAISGEVLLRDISELASDRFLGRAVATAGEDSAISYIARRFREMGLEPGMPGGSYLQRVPLVATTSRVEARVQAGGRTLPWRQLEEMVTWSLRPDTLVRVDDSDIVFVGYGVVAPELGWDDFKGVDVRGKTVVMLVGDPPVPDPRDSTRLDPQVFRGAAMTYYGRWTYKYDIAAERGAAAVLLVHQTGPAGYPWSVVQGNVRERFEVEGARPHVPVEGWIQLEVARSLFGAGGHDFAALERAARTREFRPVSLGARASFHVRNAVRRVASHNVVARIPGSDPQVRGQGVLFTSHWDSFGIGRAIAGDSIYNGALDDATGVAWMLSLAKAYKSMNPAPRRSLVFVAFTAEEAGLLGARYYASHPVIPLDSTLANINMDAMNPWGRTRSLVSLGYGQTSLEDLLARYAARQGRTVVPDPEPEKGYFYRADHLELARGGVPALSFLFPGTDYVHPDPGYGERVRGAYIRDDYHKPSDEVKADWDMAGIVDDTQLTFWVGLDVANGREWPTWMPGSEFRAVRESR, from the coding sequence ATGAAGGCACGGACGTACGGATTCGGCGCACTGATCCTCCTGGCCAGCGTGGGATGCGCGGCGGCGCCGGCGATGCAGCGTGTGGCGGCGTACGCCTCGTCCACCACGGCCGAGGCAGCAGCGGCGGCGATCAGCGGCGAGGTGCTGCTGCGCGACATCAGCGAGCTTGCGTCGGACCGGTTCCTGGGGCGCGCGGTGGCGACCGCGGGCGAGGACTCCGCCATCAGCTACATCGCCCGGCGCTTCCGCGAGATGGGGCTGGAGCCGGGGATGCCCGGCGGAAGCTACCTCCAGCGCGTTCCCCTGGTGGCCACCACGTCGCGCGTGGAGGCGCGGGTGCAGGCGGGCGGACGCACCCTCCCGTGGCGGCAATTGGAGGAGATGGTCACGTGGTCGCTCCGCCCCGACACGCTGGTGAGAGTGGACGACTCCGACATCGTGTTCGTGGGCTATGGCGTGGTGGCGCCCGAGCTGGGCTGGGACGACTTCAAGGGCGTGGACGTGCGCGGCAAGACGGTGGTGATGCTGGTCGGCGATCCGCCCGTTCCCGACCCGCGCGACAGCACTCGCCTGGATCCGCAGGTGTTCCGCGGCGCAGCGATGACGTACTACGGGCGCTGGACCTACAAGTACGACATCGCCGCCGAGCGCGGGGCCGCCGCCGTCCTGCTGGTGCACCAGACCGGGCCCGCCGGCTACCCATGGAGCGTGGTGCAGGGCAACGTGCGCGAGCGCTTCGAGGTGGAAGGGGCCCGTCCGCACGTGCCGGTGGAAGGATGGATCCAGCTGGAGGTCGCGCGCAGCCTGTTCGGGGCGGGGGGCCACGACTTCGCCGCGCTGGAGCGGGCGGCGCGCACGCGCGAGTTCCGCCCCGTGTCCCTGGGCGCGCGGGCGAGCTTCCACGTCCGCAACGCCGTCCGCCGCGTGGCCTCGCATAACGTGGTGGCGCGCATCCCCGGCTCCGATCCACAGGTGCGCGGGCAGGGCGTGCTGTTCACCTCGCACTGGGACAGCTTCGGCATTGGCCGGGCGATCGCCGGCGACTCCATCTACAACGGCGCGCTGGACGATGCCACGGGCGTGGCGTGGATGCTGTCGCTGGCGAAGGCCTACAAGTCGATGAATCCCGCGCCGCGCCGGTCGCTCGTGTTCGTGGCCTTCACCGCGGAGGAGGCGGGGCTGCTGGGCGCGCGCTACTACGCATCGCATCCCGTGATTCCGCTGGACAGCACGCTGGCCAACATCAACATGGACGCGATGAACCCGTGGGGGCGCACGCGGTCGCTCGTGAGCCTGGGATACGGGCAGACCTCGCTGGAAGACCTGCTGGCCCGCTACGCCGCGCGGCAGGGCCGCACCGTGGTGCCCGATCCCGAGCCGGAGAAGGGCTACTTCTATCGCGCCGACCACCTGGAGCTGGCGCGCGGCGGCGTTCCCGCGCTCTCGTTCCTCTTTCCGGGGACCGACTACGTGCACCCGGATCCGGGCTACGGCGAGCGAGTGCGCGGCGCCTACATCCGCGACGACTACCACAAGCCCAGCGACGAGGTGAAAGCCGACTGGGACATGGCGGGAATCGTCGACGACACGCAGCTTACCTTCTGGGTGGGGCTGGACGTGGCGAACGGGCGCGAGTGGCCCACGTGGATGCCGGGCTCGGAGTTCCGCGCGGTGCGCGAATCGCGGTAG